The Oryctolagus cuniculus chromosome 5, mOryCun1.1, whole genome shotgun sequence genome includes a region encoding these proteins:
- the LOC100344326 gene encoding ribosomal RNA processing protein 36 homolog isoform X2 translates to MAATLRAGADARHARKTQDAGAGEPGAATHSLPRDMSTLSFEELLELQSRVGTKAYKQLVVANSTKKQGSRPRVQNACVADKHRPLEMSAKVRVPFLRQVVPVNKKVARDPRFDDLSGEYNPEVFDKTYEFLDGIRAKEKELVRKQLKKHRSGEEREKLQQLLQRMEQQEMAQQERKRQQELRLTLKRERRARAQQGHRPYFLKKSEQRQLALAEKFKELKRSKKLESFLSRKRRRNAGKDRRHLPLSKE, encoded by the exons ATGGCAGCGACGCTGAGAGCCGGGGCTGACGCCCGACATGCCCGTAAAACCCAGGATGCCGGGGCCGGGGAGCCCGGGGCAGCGACCCACAGCCTACCGAGGG ATATGTCTACCTTGTCATTTGAAGAGCTGTTGGAGTTGCAGAGCCGAGTGGGGACTAAGGCATACAAGCAACTGGTAGTCGCAAACAGCACGAAGAAGCAAGGTTCCAGACCACGCGTGCAAAATGCGTGTGTCGCAGATAAGCACAG GCCTCTGGAAATGTCGGCCAAGGTTCGAGTGCCATTTTTACGTCAAGTTGTTCCCGTCAATAAAAAG GTGGCCCGGGACCCCCGCTTTGATGATCTGTCAGGGGAATACAATCCTGAGGTGTTTGATAAAACATACGAATTCTTGGATGGCATCCGAGCTAAGGAGAAAGAG CTTgtgagaaagcagttgaagaagCACCGTTCTGGGGAGGAGCGGGAGAAGCTGCAGCAGCTGCTTCAGCGGATG GAGCAGCAAGAAATGGCCCAGCAGGAACGAAAACGGCAGCAGGAGCTGCGCCTGACCCTGAAGCGCGAGCGGCGGGCTCGGGCCCAGCAGGGCCACCGGCCGTACTTCCTGAAGAAGT cGGAGCAGCGCCAGTTGGCCCTGGCTGAGAAGTTCAAGGAGCTGAAAcgcagcaagaagctggaaagctTCTTGAGTCGCAAGAGGCGCCGAAATGCAGGCAAGGACAGGAGACATCTGCCTCTGAGCAAAGAGTAG
- the LOC100344326 gene encoding kelch domain-containing protein 3 isoform X3 — translation MLRWTVHLEGGPRRVNHAAVAVGHRVYSFGGYCSGEDYETLRQIDVHIFNAVSLRWTKLPPVRPAVRGQAPVVPYMRYGHSTVLIDDTVFLWGGRNDTEGACNVLYAFDVNTHKWSTPRVSGTVPGARDGHSACVLGKIMYIFGGYEQLADCFSNDIHKLDTSTMTWTLICTKGNPARWRDFHSATMLGSQMYVFGGRADRFGPFHSNNEIYCNRIRVFDTRTEAWLDCPPTPVLPEGRRSHSAFGYNGELYIFGGYNARLNRHFHDLWKFNPVSFTWKKIEPKGKGPCPRRRQCCCIVGDKIVLFGGTSPSPEEGLGDEFDLIDHSDLHILDFNMSTLSFEELLELQSRVGTKAYKQLVVANSTKKQGSRPRVQNACVADKHRPLEMSAKVRVPFLRQVVPVNKKVARDPRFDDLSGEYNPEVFDKTYEFLDGIRAKEKELVRKQLKKHRSGEEREKLQQLLQRMEQQEMAQQERKRQQELRLTLKRERRARAQQGHRPYFLKKSEQRQLALAEKFKELKRSKKLESFLSRKRRRNAGKDRRHLPLSKE, via the exons ATGTTACGGTGGACAGTGCACCTGGAGGGCGGGCCCCGCAGGGTGAACCATGCTGCAGTGGCTGTCGGGCACCGGGTATACTCCTTCGGGGGTTACTGCTCTGGCGAAGACTATGAGACACTGCGTCAGATAGACGTGCACATTTTCAATGCAG TATCCTTGCGTTGGACAAAGCTGCCCCCAGTGAGGCCCGCCGTCCGTGGGCAGGCTCCCGTGGTACCCTACATGCGATATGGACACTCAACCGTCCTCATCGACGACACAGTCTTCCTTTGGGGCGGGCGAAATGACACCGAAGGGGCCTGCAATGTGCTCTATGCCTTTGACGTCA ATACTCACAAGTGGTCCACACCCCGAGTGTCGGGAACAGTTCCTGGGGCTCGGGATGGACATTCGGCTTGCGTCTTGGGCAAGATCATGTACATATTTGGGGGCTACGAGCAGCTG GCGGACTGCTTTTCCAATGACATTCACAAGCTGGATACCAGCACCATGACATGGACCCTTATCTGTACGAAG GGCAACCCTGCGCGCTGGAGGGACTTCCACTCAGCCACAATGCTGGGCAGTCAAATGTACGTCTTTGGTGGCCGTGCTGACCGCTTTGGGCCATTCCATTCCAACAATGAGATTTACTGCAACCGCATCCGCGTCTTCGACACCAGAaccgaggcctggctggactgtcCCCCGACTCCAGTGTTGCCTGAGGGGCGCCGGAGCCACTCGGCCT TTGGGTACAACGGCGAGCTGTACATCTTTGGTGGCTATAACGCAAGGCTGAACCGGCACTTCCATGACCTCTGGAAGTTTAACCCCG TGTCCTTTACTTGGAAGAAGATTGAACCGAAAGGGAAAGGGCCATGTCCCCGCCGACGCCAGTGCTGCTGCATTGTTGGTGACAAGATTGTCCTCTTTGGGGGTACCAG TCCATCGCCAGAGGAAGGCCTAGGAGATGAATTTGACCTCATCGATCATTCGGACTTACACATTTTGGACTTTA ATATGTCTACCTTGTCATTTGAAGAGCTGTTGGAGTTGCAGAGCCGAGTGGGGACTAAGGCATACAAGCAACTGGTAGTCGCAAACAGCACGAAGAAGCAAGGTTCCAGACCACGCGTGCAAAATGCGTGTGTCGCAGATAAGCACAG GCCTCTGGAAATGTCGGCCAAGGTTCGAGTGCCATTTTTACGTCAAGTTGTTCCCGTCAATAAAAAG GTGGCCCGGGACCCCCGCTTTGATGATCTGTCAGGGGAATACAATCCTGAGGTGTTTGATAAAACATACGAATTCTTGGATGGCATCCGAGCTAAGGAGAAAGAG CTTgtgagaaagcagttgaagaagCACCGTTCTGGGGAGGAGCGGGAGAAGCTGCAGCAGCTGCTTCAGCGGATG GAGCAGCAAGAAATGGCCCAGCAGGAACGAAAACGGCAGCAGGAGCTGCGCCTGACCCTGAAGCGCGAGCGGCGGGCTCGGGCCCAGCAGGGCCACCGGCCGTACTTCCTGAAGAAGT cGGAGCAGCGCCAGTTGGCCCTGGCTGAGAAGTTCAAGGAGCTGAAAcgcagcaagaagctggaaagctTCTTGAGTCGCAAGAGGCGCCGAAATGCAGGCAAGGACAGGAGACATCTGCCTCTGAGCAAAGAGTAG
- the LOC100344326 gene encoding kelch domain-containing protein 3 isoform X1 — protein sequence MLRWTVHLEGGPRRVNHAAVAVGHRVYSFGGYCSGEDYETLRQIDVHIFNAVSLRWTKLPPVRPAVRGQAPVVPYMRYGHSTVLIDDTVFLWGGRNDTEGACNVLYAFDVNTHKWSTPRVSGTVPGARDGHSACVLGKIMYIFGGYEQLADCFSNDIHKLDTSTMTWTLICTKGNPARWRDFHSATMLGSQMYVFGGRADRFGPFHSNNEIYCNRIRVFDTRTEAWLDCPPTPVLPEGRRSHSAFGYNGELYIFGGYNARLNRHFHDLWKFNPVSFTWKKIEPKGKGPCPRRRQCCCIVGDKIVLFGGTSPSPEEGLGDEFDLIDHSDLHILDFSPSLKTLCKLAVIQYNLDQSCLPHDIRWELNAMTTNSNISRPIVSSHG from the exons ATGTTACGGTGGACAGTGCACCTGGAGGGCGGGCCCCGCAGGGTGAACCATGCTGCAGTGGCTGTCGGGCACCGGGTATACTCCTTCGGGGGTTACTGCTCTGGCGAAGACTATGAGACACTGCGTCAGATAGACGTGCACATTTTCAATGCAG TATCCTTGCGTTGGACAAAGCTGCCCCCAGTGAGGCCCGCCGTCCGTGGGCAGGCTCCCGTGGTACCCTACATGCGATATGGACACTCAACCGTCCTCATCGACGACACAGTCTTCCTTTGGGGCGGGCGAAATGACACCGAAGGGGCCTGCAATGTGCTCTATGCCTTTGACGTCA ATACTCACAAGTGGTCCACACCCCGAGTGTCGGGAACAGTTCCTGGGGCTCGGGATGGACATTCGGCTTGCGTCTTGGGCAAGATCATGTACATATTTGGGGGCTACGAGCAGCTG GCGGACTGCTTTTCCAATGACATTCACAAGCTGGATACCAGCACCATGACATGGACCCTTATCTGTACGAAG GGCAACCCTGCGCGCTGGAGGGACTTCCACTCAGCCACAATGCTGGGCAGTCAAATGTACGTCTTTGGTGGCCGTGCTGACCGCTTTGGGCCATTCCATTCCAACAATGAGATTTACTGCAACCGCATCCGCGTCTTCGACACCAGAaccgaggcctggctggactgtcCCCCGACTCCAGTGTTGCCTGAGGGGCGCCGGAGCCACTCGGCCT TTGGGTACAACGGCGAGCTGTACATCTTTGGTGGCTATAACGCAAGGCTGAACCGGCACTTCCATGACCTCTGGAAGTTTAACCCCG TGTCCTTTACTTGGAAGAAGATTGAACCGAAAGGGAAAGGGCCATGTCCCCGCCGACGCCAGTGCTGCTGCATTGTTGGTGACAAGATTGTCCTCTTTGGGGGTACCAG TCCATCGCCAGAGGAAGGCCTAGGAGATGAATTTGACCTCATCGATCATTCGGACTTACACATTTTGGACTTTA GCCCTAGTCTGAAGACTTTGTGCAAACTGGCAGTGATTCAGTATAACCTGGACCAGTCGTGTTTGCCCCATGACATCAG GTGGGAGCTGAATGCCATGACCACCAACAGCAATATCAGCCGCCCCATCGTCTCCTCCCACGGGTAG